The following proteins are encoded in a genomic region of Dictyoglomus sp. NZ13-RE01:
- a CDS encoding sporulation initiation inhibitor Soj has translation MGVVIAVANQKGGVGKTTTVINLGFALANLGRKVLLIDADPQGNTTSGVTQNRNIKPNLYDALIRDVQIDNVIYSLKDNKNHVRENIYLVPSNIDLAGAEIELVSMFLRELRLKKVLDPIIDKYDYILIDSPPSLGLLTINALSSAHYVLIPLQCEYYALEGITQLLKTIEIIRKNLNNNLDIIGVLLTMYNRTTLSQEVAEEARKFFKEKVFKTVIPRNVRLSEAPSFSLSIFEYAPDSPGALSYMELAKELIERA, from the coding sequence ATGGGAGTTGTTATCGCAGTTGCTAATCAAAAAGGTGGGGTAGGAAAAACCACAACAGTTATAAATTTAGGGTTTGCTTTGGCAAATTTGGGGCGTAAAGTTTTACTTATAGATGCAGATCCCCAGGGAAATACAACAAGTGGGGTTACGCAAAATAGAAACATTAAGCCTAATTTATATGATGCCCTAATAAGAGATGTTCAAATTGATAATGTTATTTATTCTTTAAAAGATAATAAAAATCATGTAAGAGAGAATATTTATCTTGTGCCTTCGAACATTGATTTGGCTGGCGCAGAAATAGAACTGGTTTCTATGTTTTTGAGAGAGTTGAGACTTAAGAAGGTATTAGATCCCATAATAGATAAATACGATTATATACTAATAGATTCGCCACCCTCTCTTGGGCTTCTTACAATAAATGCCTTGTCATCCGCCCATTATGTATTAATTCCCCTTCAATGCGAATATTATGCGTTGGAAGGAATAACTCAGTTGTTGAAAACTATTGAGATTATAAGAAAAAACCTTAACAATAATTTAGATATTATCGGAGTATTATTAACAATGTATAATAGAACAACATTGTCTCAAGAAGTTGCAGAGGAGGCAAGAAAGTTTTTTAAAGAGAAAGTTTTTAAAACGGTTATACCGCGAAACGTGAGATTAAGTGAGGCTCCAAGCTTTTCTTTATCTATTTTTGAATATGCTCCTGACTCTCCTGGTGCTCTATCCTACATGGAATTAGCAAAGGAGTTGATAGAACGTGCCTAA
- a CDS encoding rubrerythrin has translation MPEFVNLSFLLSMDRKLKKEELVRAIRFFISAEYEAIQIYTQVAEATDDLLAKKVLYDIANEERVHAGEFLKLLKEIEKDEENYYKDGEKEVEEMKEDLSKK, from the coding sequence ATGCCAGAATTTGTTAACTTATCTTTCCTTTTATCTATGGATAGAAAACTCAAAAAAGAAGAATTGGTAAGAGCTATTAGGTTTTTCATTTCAGCTGAATACGAGGCTATTCAGATTTACACTCAAGTGGCAGAGGCTACTGACGATCTTCTTGCTAAAAAAGTCTTATATGATATAGCAAATGAAGAGAGAGTTCATGCAGGAGAATTTTTAAAATTATTAAAAGAAATAGAAAAGGATGAGGAGAATTACTATAAAGATGGAGAGAAGGAAGTTGAAGAAATGAAGGAGGATTTGTCAAAGAAGTAG
- a CDS encoding nitronate monooxygenase, whose amino-acid sequence MRLPKLRIDNLTADIPIIQGGMAVGISLSNLASAVANEGGIGVIGTAGIGMTEPDFSENFLSANIRALRKEIRKAREKTKGIIGVNIMVALTNFSDMVRTAIEEKIDIIFSGAGLPLDLPKYLTKESITKLVPIVSSGRAFKIIARSWIEKFQYIPPAVVVEGPLAGGHLGFKREELEDPKSALEERLKEVVNEVRILEEKYNRKISIIAGGGIYTKEDIEKFINLGADGVQMATRFVATEECDADDNFKKAYIDAKKEDIIIIKSPVGLPGRAIKNEFLEAVERGEKKPFTCPFHCIKTCDYQNSPYCIAIALLNAKKGNLKNGFAFAGANAYRIDKIVRVKDLIGDLVDY is encoded by the coding sequence ATGAGACTTCCAAAGTTAAGAATTGATAATCTTACTGCGGATATTCCCATTATTCAAGGTGGCATGGCGGTAGGTATATCCCTTTCAAATCTTGCATCTGCTGTAGCGAATGAAGGAGGCATTGGAGTAATAGGAACTGCAGGAATAGGGATGACTGAACCTGATTTTTCAGAAAATTTTTTATCTGCCAATATAAGGGCTTTGAGAAAAGAGATTAGAAAAGCAAGAGAAAAAACTAAAGGAATTATAGGAGTTAATATAATGGTAGCTTTGACTAATTTTTCAGACATGGTAAGAACTGCTATTGAGGAGAAGATTGATATAATTTTTTCTGGAGCTGGTCTTCCATTAGATTTACCTAAATATTTAACGAAAGAAAGTATTACAAAATTAGTACCTATCGTCTCTTCAGGAAGAGCCTTTAAGATTATTGCAAGATCATGGATAGAAAAATTTCAGTATATACCTCCTGCAGTAGTGGTTGAAGGACCTTTAGCAGGTGGACACTTAGGCTTTAAGAGGGAAGAATTAGAAGATCCAAAATCCGCTTTGGAAGAAAGATTGAAGGAAGTAGTTAACGAAGTGAGGATTTTAGAAGAAAAATACAATCGAAAAATTTCTATAATCGCAGGAGGTGGGATTTATACTAAGGAAGATATTGAAAAATTTATAAATTTGGGAGCAGATGGAGTACAAATGGCTACAAGATTTGTGGCTACAGAAGAATGTGATGCAGATGATAATTTTAAGAAGGCATACATTGATGCTAAAAAAGAAGATATTATAATTATAAAAAGTCCTGTAGGTCTTCCAGGAAGAGCCATAAAAAATGAATTTTTGGAAGCTGTTGAGAGGGGAGAAAAGAAGCCCTTCACATGTCCTTTCCATTGTATAAAAACTTGTGATTATCAGAATTCTCCTTATTGTATTGCAATAGCTCTTCTAAATGCGAAGAAAGGAAATTTGAAAAATGGTTTCGCTTTTGCTGGGGCTAATGCTTATAGGATTGATAAGATTGTAAGGGTAAAAGACTTAATTGGAGATTTGGTAGATTATTAG
- a CDS encoding magnesium chelatase codes for MKNIFNKINELKSNIKKVIIGKDNVIDYVIVSLLSQGNILLEDVPGVGKTVLAKALAESINLDFRRIQFTPDMLPSDILGTNVFNPKTLEFEFKKGPIFTNILLADEINRTSPRTQAGLLEAMDEGGVTIDGIFYPLPKPFLVIATQNPREHFGTYPLPESQLDRFFMSLTMGYLSLEEEVRMLNEQKLEHPLDKLTPVWEKEDVFFIQEQVKQVYLDKSILEFIANIVRATREDPKISLGAGPRGSISLMRASQAMALLRERDYVIPEDVLDCSIPILVHRIVLKEQIESVRQKREEIIKEIIERVKIPKVKVPWR; via the coding sequence ATGAAGAATATCTTTAATAAAATAAATGAGCTAAAGAGCAATATAAAGAAAGTAATCATTGGGAAGGATAATGTCATAGATTACGTAATAGTATCCCTATTAAGTCAGGGAAATATTCTTCTTGAGGATGTTCCAGGGGTAGGGAAAACAGTACTTGCAAAAGCATTAGCAGAAAGCATCAATTTGGATTTTCGTAGAATTCAATTCACTCCAGACATGCTTCCATCTGATATCTTAGGTACAAATGTCTTCAACCCTAAGACTTTAGAATTTGAATTTAAAAAAGGTCCAATATTTACAAATATTTTGTTAGCAGATGAGATCAATAGAACATCTCCCCGAACTCAAGCAGGTCTTTTAGAAGCAATGGACGAGGGGGGAGTAACCATAGATGGTATATTCTACCCATTACCAAAACCCTTTTTAGTTATTGCCACACAAAATCCGAGAGAACACTTTGGTACTTATCCTTTACCAGAATCACAGCTGGACAGGTTTTTTATGTCCCTTACTATGGGATATCTATCATTAGAAGAAGAGGTTCGTATGCTAAATGAGCAAAAATTAGAACATCCTTTAGATAAATTAACCCCTGTTTGGGAAAAGGAGGATGTATTCTTTATACAAGAGCAAGTAAAACAAGTATATTTAGATAAAAGTATATTGGAATTTATCGCAAATATAGTAAGAGCTACAAGAGAAGATCCAAAAATCTCCTTAGGAGCAGGACCCAGAGGATCTATCTCATTAATGAGAGCTAGCCAAGCAATGGCTCTTTTAAGGGAGAGAGACTATGTTATACCTGAAGATGTATTAGACTGTTCTATTCCTATTTTAGTGCATAGAATTGTTTTGAAAGAACAGATAGAAAGTGTAAGACAAAAGAGAGAAGAAATTATAAAAGAAATAATAGAAAGAGTGAAAATACCTAAGGTAAAAGTGCCTTGGAGATAA
- a CDS encoding DUF58 domain-containing protein, with amino-acid sequence MEIRFNFTIAGFLLLIGNLIITFIGINVSSTPIIIMSSLIYSLYIFNLIELFLSLSPIKLEIITPNLIEEKKEENLIVKIANKSSIPKRKFYIILENSISEGSLLGKEEKTFLIPYHFNKRGIIIFKGVWIKFTGTLGLLYVKKYFRFYKETLVYPTFYNIHKDIALESEEGGTLSNTSSTFGDEFYSLRKYVPGDSFRIIAWKASAKKGELVSKQFEKTTKREPTFLLDNTSSEIGQIHLEEFDELLRLLHSISISYVTQGIKLKIVTLLPYNVFVPEDWNHLKIFLGKIKLEKSEINFKEKENYDLIFTINYEYWYSSGLQNRIIGVEFHKEKFEVPYFVFRKNSNPYDFLNIWSSKNG; translated from the coding sequence TTGGAGATAAGATTTAATTTTACTATTGCAGGTTTTCTTCTACTTATCGGCAATCTTATCATCACCTTTATAGGTATAAATGTATCATCAACTCCTATAATTATCATGTCTTCTCTAATTTATTCTCTATATATTTTCAACCTTATAGAGCTTTTTCTCTCTTTATCCCCAATAAAATTAGAAATTATTACACCTAACTTAATTGAGGAAAAAAAAGAAGAAAATCTGATTGTAAAAATAGCAAATAAATCTTCGATTCCAAAAAGAAAATTCTACATAATATTAGAAAATTCAATAAGTGAAGGATCTCTTTTAGGAAAAGAGGAAAAAACCTTTTTAATCCCTTATCATTTCAATAAAAGGGGAATAATTATATTTAAAGGAGTTTGGATAAAGTTTACAGGCACACTTGGTCTTCTTTATGTTAAAAAATATTTTAGATTTTATAAAGAAACCTTAGTTTATCCAACATTTTATAATATTCATAAAGACATAGCATTAGAAAGTGAAGAAGGAGGTACCCTTTCAAATACCTCTTCAACTTTTGGAGATGAATTTTATTCATTAAGAAAATACGTACCAGGAGATTCCTTTAGAATTATAGCCTGGAAGGCTTCAGCAAAAAAGGGAGAATTAGTATCGAAACAATTTGAAAAGACAACAAAAAGAGAACCTACATTCTTATTAGATAACACCTCTTCTGAAATAGGTCAAATCCATTTAGAAGAGTTTGATGAGCTTTTAAGACTTCTACACTCCATTTCCATCTCCTATGTGACCCAAGGAATAAAATTAAAAATCGTTACCCTTCTCCCATATAATGTTTTTGTGCCAGAGGATTGGAACCATTTAAAGATATTTTTAGGCAAAATAAAATTAGAAAAGTCGGAAATAAATTTTAAAGAAAAGGAAAATTATGATTTGATATTCACAATAAATTATGAATACTGGTATAGTAGTGGTTTACAGAACAGAATAATTGGAGTAGAATTTCACAAGGAAAAATTTGAAGTACCTTATTTTGTATTTAGAAAAAATAGTAATCCTTATGACTTTCTAAATATCTGGAGCTCTAAAAATGGTTAA
- a CDS encoding transglutaminase, whose product MVNVNRRINIKIEDSLVLRLSILYMTIVSLISSWYFLELSIDYISFVIFLTTIGFLFSYKNRYKSNIILKLLMTFLMLYFLREFFRNLLSQPYDPRIPLAVFLINLNTIHSFDLPTRIDLSFSFFISLILMVISGIFARESTFIVFLFFYIIGLTLTLALLNNYRPSIKYLSSIILLASLISFLIFPMIPKSLPFTFRQDIMSQIIQRISTYRGEIRTPDNYTNFYLYKLPEGRNIPPLPYNPENYFGFAPFVDLRQRGFPSSTLIFRVLTPYPIYHRGLAFDTYNGFGWYQSLEEKVDVINTVNQPFDLDKTLNTEENLIRATYFIEKDLNNLVFLPYNSKKLYFPAPFIYKDIEDDIRSPFDIPKKLIYTSLYMEKTFSAKALLNAKVPKITKSMERYLNLPNIPKRVKDLTLNITKNYETPWEKLMAIEKYLKENYPYSLDIPPLKDDLDAVDDFLFVTKKGYCEQFATAFAVMSRIIGIPSRFVTGFSPGRLNPWTGMYEIKNDNAHAWVEVYLEPIGWIPIDPTPESLKFIGERGLSNFSFFGLIFESLGNVLKGSIIFLYKLSTLYKLVISLTIILLIVYLMMRIINRYRMNKEDRIFEKVIRKLTKEKLITPGNSLYNSTRNLNKEIREFISDYYALKFAPLNDLERKRLRNELIKKGKIILKTKFSSQYPTNGQGLNKNHQK is encoded by the coding sequence ATGGTTAATGTAAATAGAAGGATAAATATAAAAATTGAAGATTCATTAGTTTTGAGATTAAGTATATTATACATGACCATAGTATCTTTAATTTCCTCTTGGTACTTCTTAGAACTTTCCATAGATTATATTTCTTTTGTTATTTTTCTGACTACCATAGGTTTTCTTTTTAGTTATAAAAATAGGTATAAGAGCAATATTATTCTAAAGCTTTTAATGACATTCCTAATGTTATATTTCCTCAGAGAATTCTTTAGAAATTTACTTTCCCAACCTTACGATCCCAGAATACCTTTGGCGGTTTTCTTAATAAACCTAAACACAATCCATAGTTTTGATCTTCCCACACGTATAGATCTTAGCTTTTCCTTTTTCATAAGTTTAATTCTCATGGTAATCTCTGGCATATTTGCAAGAGAGAGTACATTTATAGTGTTCTTATTTTTTTACATTATAGGTTTGACTCTTACTTTGGCTCTTCTAAACAATTACAGACCAAGTATTAAGTATTTAAGCTCCATAATCCTTTTAGCATCATTAATAAGTTTCTTAATATTTCCTATGATACCAAAATCCCTTCCCTTTACTTTCAGACAAGATATAATGTCTCAAATTATCCAAAGAATATCAACTTATAGAGGCGAGATTAGAACTCCTGATAACTACACAAACTTTTACTTATATAAATTACCAGAAGGAAGAAATATTCCTCCTCTCCCATACAATCCAGAAAACTATTTTGGATTTGCTCCTTTTGTAGATTTGAGACAGAGAGGATTTCCCTCTTCAACCTTGATTTTTAGGGTCTTAACTCCATATCCTATATACCATAGGGGACTTGCCTTTGATACTTATAATGGTTTTGGATGGTATCAAAGTTTAGAGGAAAAAGTAGATGTTATAAATACTGTAAATCAACCCTTTGACCTTGATAAAACCCTAAATACCGAAGAGAATTTAATAAGAGCTACATATTTTATTGAAAAAGATTTAAATAATTTAGTCTTCTTACCTTATAACTCAAAAAAGCTTTATTTTCCAGCCCCTTTTATATATAAGGATATAGAAGATGACATAAGAAGCCCCTTTGATATACCAAAAAAACTAATCTATACCTCTTTATATATGGAAAAAACTTTTTCTGCAAAAGCTCTATTAAATGCTAAAGTACCCAAAATTACTAAAAGTATGGAAAGATATCTAAATCTTCCCAATATACCAAAAAGGGTCAAAGATCTCACTCTAAATATAACAAAAAACTATGAAACTCCATGGGAAAAACTCATGGCAATAGAAAAATATTTAAAAGAAAACTATCCCTATTCCTTAGACATACCTCCTCTCAAGGATGATTTAGATGCAGTAGATGATTTTCTTTTCGTAACAAAAAAAGGCTACTGTGAACAATTTGCTACTGCTTTTGCAGTTATGTCAAGAATTATTGGAATTCCATCAAGATTTGTGACAGGTTTCTCTCCAGGAAGACTTAATCCATGGACTGGTATGTATGAGATTAAAAACGACAATGCTCATGCCTGGGTAGAAGTCTACTTGGAACCTATAGGTTGGATCCCTATAGATCCTACTCCAGAAAGCTTAAAGTTTATAGGAGAGAGAGGACTTAGTAATTTTAGCTTCTTTGGTTTAATTTTTGAATCCTTAGGAAATGTACTAAAAGGGTCCATCATATTTTTATATAAACTCTCTACTTTATATAAACTTGTTATATCTTTAACTATAATATTGCTTATAGTTTATTTGATGATGAGAATTATTAATAGGTATAGAATGAACAAGGAAGATAGAATCTTTGAAAAGGTTATAAGAAAGTTGACAAAAGAAAAGCTTATTACCCCAGGAAATTCTCTCTATAACTCTACAAGAAACCTCAATAAAGAAATAAGAGAATTCATAAGTGACTACTATGCTCTAAAGTTTGCTCCCCTAAATGATTTGGAAAGAAAAAGATTAAGAAATGAATTAATAAAAAAAGGTAAGATAATATTAAAAACTAAATTCTCTTCCCAGTACCCAACAAATGGTCAAGGATTAAATAAAAATCATCAAAAGTAA
- a CDS encoding glycosyl transferase, which yields MVIGQFNDSYIPVVDGVANVVRNYAYYLNKKYAKTYVVTPKYPKFIDRDEFEVIRYFSLPFLLRPPYRFGIPFVDIDFMRRVNSIPFSIIHAHCPFSSGLLALSIARKRRIPIVTTFHTKYYDDFKRATGSDFLAKLGVKIILEFYNNVDEVWTVNNSSADTLRDYGYKGRIEIVRNGTEFIPPKDIKDYRERINSKYKLKDDEIVFLYVGQMVLQKNLLMLVNSLKILRDMGMKFKMFMIGTGKDENYLKDKVRAFNLEDYVIFTGMILDRELLRYFYARADLILFPSLYDTSSLVLQEASAMKLPALVIEGATTAEEIIDGYNGFLAKNDPYLYAQRIKDIISQKEYLKMIGENAFKTIYRHWEKIVDEVYLRYLDIIKRYKKKYGE from the coding sequence ATAGTAATAGGGCAGTTTAATGATTCATATATTCCAGTAGTTGATGGAGTAGCAAATGTAGTTAGAAATTATGCATACTATCTGAATAAGAAGTATGCAAAAACTTACGTTGTAACTCCAAAATATCCCAAATTTATAGATAGAGATGAGTTTGAGGTAATAAGATATTTCTCCCTACCGTTCCTCTTGAGACCTCCCTATAGGTTTGGAATACCCTTTGTTGATATAGATTTTATGAGAAGGGTAAATAGTATTCCTTTTTCTATTATTCATGCTCATTGTCCCTTTTCCTCAGGTCTTTTAGCTCTGAGTATTGCAAGAAAAAGGAGAATTCCTATAGTAACTACTTTTCATACTAAGTATTATGATGATTTTAAAAGAGCGACAGGATCTGACTTTTTGGCTAAATTAGGTGTAAAAATAATATTAGAGTTTTATAATAATGTGGATGAAGTTTGGACAGTTAATAATTCTTCTGCTGATACTTTAAGAGATTATGGTTATAAGGGAAGAATTGAGATTGTAAGAAACGGGACAGAATTTATTCCCCCAAAAGATATAAAAGATTATAGGGAAAGAATAAATTCCAAATACAAGTTAAAAGATGATGAAATAGTATTTTTATATGTAGGACAGATGGTATTGCAAAAAAATTTATTAATGCTTGTTAATTCCTTAAAGATTTTAAGGGATATGGGGATGAAGTTTAAAATGTTTATGATAGGTACAGGAAAAGATGAGAATTATTTAAAAGATAAGGTTAGGGCTTTTAATTTGGAGGATTATGTGATCTTTACGGGTATGATCTTGGATAGAGAACTTCTAAGATATTTTTATGCTCGGGCAGATTTAATTCTATTTCCATCTTTATATGACACATCGAGTCTTGTATTACAAGAGGCCTCTGCAATGAAGCTTCCAGCATTAGTTATAGAGGGGGCTACTACTGCGGAAGAAATAATAGATGGTTATAACGGCTTTTTAGCTAAGAATGACCCCTATCTCTATGCTCAAAGAATAAAGGATATAATATCTCAAAAAGAATATCTTAAGATGATTGGGGAAAATGCATTTAAGACCATATACAGGCACTGGGAAAAAATTGTTGATGAAGTTTATTTGAGATATTTGGATATAATAAAAAGGTATAAGAAAAAATATGGGGAGTAA
- the nth gene encoding endonuclease III, whose translation MEREERVREVLKRLKKLYIPKTALNFSNPWELLVATILSAQTTDERVNMVTKDLFKKYKSIKDYAEAPLEELQEDIKSINYYRTKAKNIKACAEIILVKYGGKVPDKMDELLKLPGVARKTANVVLTAGYGKNEGIIIDTHVHRLSHRLGLSNEKNREKLEFDLMKIVPREEWGNFSFLLIDHGRAICKTKKPLCEECILNDICPSAIK comes from the coding sequence ATGGAAAGAGAAGAAAGAGTGAGAGAGGTTTTAAAAAGATTGAAAAAATTATACATCCCCAAAACTGCTTTAAATTTTTCAAACCCCTGGGAACTTTTAGTTGCAACAATCTTATCCGCACAGACCACTGATGAAAGAGTAAATATGGTAACAAAAGATCTCTTTAAGAAGTATAAAAGTATAAAAGATTACGCAGAAGCCCCCTTAGAGGAGTTACAAGAAGACATAAAATCTATAAATTACTATAGAACAAAAGCCAAAAATATTAAAGCCTGTGCAGAAATAATATTAGTAAAATATGGAGGAAAAGTCCCTGATAAAATGGATGAGTTGTTGAAATTGCCAGGAGTTGCGAGAAAAACTGCAAATGTTGTACTGACTGCAGGGTATGGGAAAAATGAGGGAATTATAATAGATACTCATGTTCACAGACTTTCTCATCGTTTAGGTTTATCCAATGAGAAGAACAGAGAAAAATTAGAATTTGATCTAATGAAAATAGTTCCAAGAGAAGAATGGGGTAATTTTTCTTTTCTCCTTATCGATCATGGTAGGGCTATCTGCAAGACAAAAAAGCCCTTATGTGAGGAGTGTATATTAAACGATATTTGTCCCTCTGCAATTAAGTAA